A genomic region of Palaemon carinicauda isolate YSFRI2023 chromosome 11, ASM3689809v2, whole genome shotgun sequence contains the following coding sequences:
- the LOC137649401 gene encoding uncharacterized protein → MQAEDEKQKNLKRNTNITRIAARCETKDKDQMNLRKNTNTSRMTDRCEAEYDEQMNLRRNTNTSRMAAICQAEYDEQMNLRRNTNASSMAARSETEVEEEMNLRRNSYASRMSVKWDLEDKEQMIFGRNTNTSKMAARLEAEDEEQRNLRRNTNASRIMAARCDAEYDEQMNLRWITITSRMTARCEAEYDEQMNLRRNKNTRRMAARCETEYDEQMN, encoded by the exons AtgcaagcagaagacgaaaagcagaagAATTTGAAAAGGAACACTAATATAACCAGAATAGCAGCTAGATGTGAGACAAAAGACAAAGACcagatgaatttaagaaagaacactaatacaagcagaatgacaGATAGATGTGAGGCAGAATACgatgagcagatgaatttgagaaggaacactaatacaagcagaatggcagctatatGTCAGGCAGAATATgatgagcagatgaatttgagaaggaatacTAATGCAAGCAGTATGGCAGCTAGATCAGAGACAGAAGTCGAAGAggagatgaatttgagaaggaacagtTATGCTAGCAGAATGTCAGTTAAATGGGATTTAGAAGACAAAGAGCAAATGATTTTCGGAAGAAATACTAATACAAGCAAAATGGCAGCTAGACTTGAAGCTGAAGATgaggagcagaggaatttaagaaggaacaccaatgcaagcagaat aatggcagctagatgtgacgCAGAATACgatgagcagatgaatttgagatgGATCACTATTacaagcagaatgacagctagatgtgaggcagaatacgatgagcagatgaatttaagaaggaacaaaaatacaagaagaatggcagctagatgtgagacaGAATATGATGAGCAGATGAATtag